A region from the Clostridium beijerinckii genome encodes:
- a CDS encoding site-specific integrase produces the protein MEGGVRKRGNTWYYYFEAGKVDGKRKKIERKGGTTKKEAQAALRSALNEFNDTGSFLDETNMSFADYLDYWFNEYVMNNCKYNTQQTYKSLININLKPQLGLYKIKQLNYNSLQEFLNKQYAKGYSKNTLARLKNVISHSLQMAIFPYKLLKTNPADSLKVPKFDNVATNKNIIITLDDYNKILERFPLGSSFYVPLQIAFNTGMRAGEICGLTWDCIDLDKKKISVEKILIFKTKQGYDFSTPKTSNSIRTIDIGDTLVNILTEHKKWQEQNKKDYGEYYNDNDFVSTKENGTFVTMTSLRYLSKIVNMELQIKFNFHALRHTHATMLLEAGANLKEIQNRLGHSKFSTTMDIYSHVTPKMKDNTVAILENILNTNLNLPPA, from the coding sequence AAAGAGGTAATACATGGTATTACTACTTTGAAGCTGGCAAAGTTGATGGAAAAAGAAAAAAAATAGAACGTAAAGGAGGCACAACAAAGAAAGAAGCACAAGCTGCTTTAAGAAGTGCTCTAAATGAGTTTAATGATACTGGTAGTTTTTTAGATGAAACTAATATGTCATTTGCTGATTATCTAGATTATTGGTTTAATGAGTATGTTATGAACAATTGCAAATATAATACTCAACAAACATATAAATCTCTTATTAATATTAATTTAAAACCACAATTAGGTTTATATAAAATCAAACAATTAAATTATAATTCATTACAAGAATTTTTAAACAAACAATATGCTAAAGGATATTCAAAAAATACTTTAGCAAGATTGAAAAACGTAATTTCACATTCATTGCAAATGGCTATTTTCCCATATAAGTTATTGAAAACTAATCCAGCTGATAGTTTGAAAGTTCCAAAATTTGATAATGTTGCTACAAATAAAAATATAATCATCACACTTGATGATTATAATAAAATTTTAGAAAGATTCCCTCTTGGTAGCAGTTTTTATGTTCCACTACAAATTGCTTTTAACACAGGAATGCGTGCAGGTGAAATATGCGGATTGACATGGGATTGCATAGATCTTGATAAAAAGAAAATATCAGTTGAAAAGATTTTAATTTTTAAAACTAAGCAAGGTTATGACTTTAGTACTCCAAAGACATCAAATTCAATTAGAACAATTGATATTGGAGATACATTGGTAAACATTCTTACAGAACATAAAAAATGGCAAGAACAAAACAAAAAAGATTATGGTGAATATTATAATGATAATGATTTTGTTTCTACAAAAGAAAATGGTACTTTTGTAACTATGACTTCACTAAGATATTTATCTAAAATTGTTAATATGGAACTACAAATAAAATTTAATTTTCATGCATTAAGACATACACATGCAACAATGCTTTTAGAAGCTGGTGCTAATCTTAAAGAAATACAAAATAGATTAGGCCACTCAAAATTTTCTACAACAATGGATATATATTCTCATGTAACTCCTAAAATGAAAGATAATACTGTTGCAATTTTAGAAAATATATTAAACACCAATTTAAATTTGCCACCAGCTTAA
- a CDS encoding recombinase XerD: MINSISNYKEYLSESGKSENTIYAYVTDVSIYLKFLNRKDIDLYKTDKLTIMSYIQNLTALGKSERSINRIVISLRNFYSYLKGETLIKEVPKIEYKSSKNNRKLPQILTIEEVDKIIRIVEKDCSKGVRDNALLELMYATGMKVSEMISLNVEDVNLDLNFVRCTDNRHFERLIPIGRSASRAITEYLAIRYKIAQCGVSNLFVNLNGNKLTRQGIWRIVKEYARKAGIDKDVNLNTFRHSFAVHLLQNGANVRAVQKLLGNQVLTYMDTYYEIINNDKINYIYMHTHPRA, from the coding sequence ATGATAAATAGCATAAGTAATTATAAGGAGTATTTGTCAGAGAGTGGCAAAAGTGAAAACACTATATACGCATATGTAACTGATGTAAGTATATATCTTAAATTTTTAAACAGAAAAGACATAGATTTATATAAAACTGACAAATTAACAATTATGTCGTATATACAAAATCTCACAGCTCTAGGAAAATCCGAAAGATCCATAAATAGAATAGTCATAAGTCTTAGAAATTTTTACTCATACTTAAAAGGTGAAACTTTAATTAAGGAAGTTCCCAAAATAGAATACAAGAGTTCCAAAAATAATAGAAAATTACCACAAATTTTAACCATTGAAGAAGTAGATAAAATAATTAGAATAGTCGAAAAGGATTGTTCAAAAGGAGTACGTGATAATGCATTATTAGAATTAATGTATGCTACTGGAATGAAGGTTTCTGAAATGATTTCATTGAATGTAGAGGATGTTAATCTTGATTTGAATTTCGTACGATGCACAGATAATAGACATTTTGAAAGACTTATACCTATAGGAAGAAGTGCTTCTAGGGCAATAACAGAGTATTTAGCTATAAGATATAAGATTGCACAATGCGGAGTATCTAATCTTTTTGTAAATTTAAATGGCAATAAACTTACAAGACAAGGAATCTGGAGAATTGTAAAAGAATATGCTAGAAAAGCTGGTATTGATAAGGATGTTAATTTAAACACTTTTAGACATTCGTTTGCAGTGCATTTACTTCAAAATGGAGCAAATGTTAGAGCTGTCCAAAAATTACTAGGAAATCAGGTTTTAACTTATATGGACACATATTATGAAATAATAAATAATGATAAAATCAATTATATATACATGCATACACATCCAAGAGCTTGA